GGCGACCGAGGAGAGCGCGGCGTCGAGTCCGCGGTCGGTCAGTACGGCGGGGTGGATGCCACGGGCCAGATCGCGCAGCTCCTGAAGCGCGAGCTTCACCTCGCCGTGCGCCTCGTCGACCATCGCCGCGGCCGCGGTCGTGTCCAGTGCGTCCCCGCTGAGCTTCTCCTTGGCGAGGCCGAGCCCCATGGCGAGGGCGACCAGGCGGGCCTGTGCGCCGTCGTGCAGATCGCGCTCGATTCGCCGCAGATCCGCGGCCGCCGTGTCGACGACCACGCCCCGGTCCGACTCCAACTCGGCGATGCGCCGCTCCAGTTCGTCGGACGGGGAAAGCAGCCCGCGCACCATCGCACGGTCGGCGTTGGTCAGCCCGCGCGCGATGAAGGGCAGTACGGGCCAGAGCACGAACAGGCTCACCAGCGTGACGCTGAAGGTCAGTACGCCCCAGGGCAGCCGGATGAACTCGTACAGCACCGTCCGCCACGCCACCGGGTCCTTCAGACTCGTCCACAGCCGGGGGAAGAGTCCCTCCCGGCGCCGGCCGGTGTGCAGCGGGCTCGGCTCCTCGATCCGTACGCCGAGCAGCGCACGGGCCCGGGCGCGCTCCGCCTTGCCGAGCAGGCGCGCGCCCGCGAGCCCGAGGGCGAGAAGCGGCAGTCCGATCACCGTCACCGACAGTGTCACGCCGGTGAGAATCGTGATCGCCACGTAGACAAAACCGATCAGGGCGATCGGCAGATTGGCGAGGAGATGCGAGATCTCCTTCCAGGTGTGGCCTTCGAAGGCGAAGCGCGCG
The Streptomyces lunaelactis genome window above contains:
- a CDS encoding sensor histidine kinase, with amino-acid sequence MTASITLHDNDRPPPARFAFEGHTWKEISHLLANLPIALIGFVYVAITILTGVTLSVTVIGLPLLALGLAGARLLGKAERARARALLGVRIEEPSPLHTGRRREGLFPRLWTSLKDPVAWRTVLYEFIRLPWGVLTFSVTLVSLFVLWPVLPFIARGLTNADRAMVRGLLSPSDELERRIAELESDRGVVVDTAAADLRRIERDLHDGAQARLVALAMGLGLAKEKLSGDALDTTAAAAMVDEAHGEVKLALQELRDLARGIHPAVLTDRGLDAALSSVAARCTAPVKVTVDLLERPAEAIEGIAYFTVSELLQNVSKHAQAKSVSVDVWRADDRLLVQVQDDGRGGASLDGGTGMAGLAERLGAVDGLFVLDSPVGGPTVVTAELPWRERAPRRP